In one window of Aquimarina spinulae DNA:
- a CDS encoding helix-turn-helix domain-containing protein, with product MNLYSQILFFFGALGVFNSFLVSLYFIIIKKPKDFSNIVFGVFLLFLSERALRSLIYFFSDATPNSYSTFGPISFIFIGPFLFLYVLSTLKLNTKCISYWKYHIAFWIVIAIGIHLIYPFRSDPVFWKRYILVSINIQWLCYTLVSGYYLAKRMKNISQKKEKPLSINLWLVFLLLAVLILWLIFFFTKYSYFVIGSITFSVLFYSFFLYFLLNKKQKNQIFGDEKKYADKKIDNTTAKVLVGKLHLLMSDRKLYKNPNLKSSDIAIMLDISTHQFSQLLNDNLGKSFPAFVNEYRIEEAKLIIRSNTKYTLDAIGNESGFNSKSTFYTVFKKLVGMTPAKYKEQF from the coding sequence ATGAACTTATATTCTCAAATCTTATTTTTCTTTGGCGCATTAGGGGTTTTTAATAGCTTTCTGGTAAGTCTATATTTTATAATTATAAAGAAGCCAAAAGATTTTTCAAATATAGTATTTGGAGTCTTTCTCTTATTTTTAAGTGAACGTGCTCTAAGGTCACTAATCTATTTTTTTAGTGATGCTACACCAAATTCATATTCTACATTTGGCCCCATTAGCTTTATTTTTATTGGTCCCTTTTTGTTTTTATATGTACTGTCTACACTTAAATTAAATACTAAATGCATTAGCTATTGGAAATATCATATAGCATTTTGGATAGTTATAGCAATAGGTATACATCTTATATATCCTTTCAGAAGTGATCCTGTATTTTGGAAAAGATATATTTTGGTTTCTATAAATATTCAATGGTTATGTTATACTCTGGTTTCGGGATATTATTTGGCCAAAAGAATGAAAAACATATCTCAAAAAAAAGAGAAACCCCTTTCTATTAACTTATGGTTAGTCTTTTTACTTTTAGCTGTATTAATCCTATGGTTAATATTTTTCTTTACGAAATACTCTTATTTTGTAATAGGATCTATCACCTTTTCAGTATTGTTTTATTCTTTCTTCCTGTATTTTCTTCTTAATAAGAAACAGAAAAATCAAATTTTTGGGGATGAAAAAAAGTATGCAGATAAAAAGATTGACAACACAACGGCAAAAGTACTGGTAGGAAAGTTACATCTTCTTATGAGTGACCGAAAGTTGTATAAAAATCCAAATTTGAAATCCTCAGATATTGCAATAATGCTTGATATATCTACGCACCAGTTTTCACAATTACTAAATGATAATTTGGGGAAAAGCTTTCCTGCATTTGTAAATGAATATAGAATTGAAGAAGCAAAGCTAATAATTAGATCAAATACCAAATATACATTAGATGCAATAGGGAATGAATCTGGATTTAATTCAAAATCAACATTTTACACAGTGTTTAAAAAGCTTGTGGGTATGACTCCAGCAAAATATAAAGAACAGTTTTAA
- a CDS encoding S9 family peptidase — MACKTEKKPDLEPEPYKSIEAPVAKKVAEELKAHGDTRIDNYFWMRLSDKQKNAETPDAQTQDVLDYLNAENHYKDGAMKHTEGLQKKLYDEIVGRIKKDDSSVPYNDNGYSYYTRYEKGMDYALYCRKKLEDNGEEEIMLNGPELAKEHAYYAIGGRSVSPDNKLLAYSVDTVSRRRYVVYFKNLESGEILSDKLKNTGGGAVWANDNKTVFYASKDPVTLRQDKIYKHVLGTDQSEDELVFHEKDETFSCFIFKSRSDKYLMIGSDQTLSSEYQYLDANTPNDEWKIIQPRERDLEYGVDHYDGHFYIRTNLDAKNFRLVKTPVTATTKENWVDVIPHREDILLQGFVIFKEHLVLQERVNGLRTIRIMKWNGDNDHYIEFNDPAYVSYPTTNLDFNTNILRYGYTSLTTPNSTIEYNMDTKEQKVLKEEEVVDPNFSKDNYVSERLYATARDGVKVPISLVYKKGVQRNANTPLLLYSYGSYGSSTEPFFRSNRLSLLDRGFVYAMAHIRGGQEMGRHWYEDGKLLKKKNTFTDFIDCGEFLVNEGLTSPKHMYAMGGSAGGLLMGAVLNMKPELWNGVVAAVPFVDVVSTMMDETIPLTTFEFDEWGNPKNKEYYEYMKSYSPYDNVEAKAYPNTLITTGYWDSQVQYWEPAKWIAKLRELKTDDNLLIMDCDMETGHGGASGRFQRYKRTALSYAFMMDLEGMKE; from the coding sequence ATGGCATGTAAGACAGAAAAAAAACCTGATTTAGAACCAGAACCCTATAAATCTATTGAGGCTCCTGTAGCCAAAAAGGTTGCCGAAGAGTTAAAAGCACACGGAGATACCCGTATTGATAATTACTTTTGGATGCGCCTAAGTGATAAGCAAAAAAATGCTGAAACACCCGATGCGCAAACTCAGGATGTATTGGATTATCTGAATGCAGAAAACCACTACAAGGATGGAGCAATGAAACATACAGAAGGTTTGCAAAAAAAATTGTATGATGAAATTGTAGGCCGCATTAAAAAAGATGATTCTTCTGTTCCTTACAATGATAATGGTTATTCATATTATACTCGATATGAAAAAGGTATGGATTATGCTTTATATTGTCGTAAGAAATTAGAAGACAATGGTGAAGAAGAAATTATGCTTAATGGCCCAGAATTGGCAAAAGAGCATGCTTATTATGCGATAGGAGGCCGATCAGTAAGTCCAGATAATAAACTTTTGGCCTATAGTGTGGATACTGTTTCCCGACGTCGTTATGTAGTTTATTTTAAGAATCTAGAGTCAGGAGAAATACTTTCTGATAAACTTAAAAATACAGGAGGAGGAGCTGTATGGGCAAATGATAATAAAACTGTTTTTTATGCTTCTAAAGACCCGGTAACACTTAGACAAGATAAAATATATAAACATGTATTAGGAACAGATCAATCTGAAGATGAGTTAGTTTTTCATGAAAAAGATGAAACCTTTAGCTGTTTTATATTTAAATCCAGATCAGATAAATATCTTATGATCGGTAGTGATCAGACGCTATCTTCAGAGTACCAATATTTAGATGCCAATACTCCTAATGATGAATGGAAGATCATTCAACCTAGAGAAAGAGATTTAGAATATGGTGTTGATCATTATGATGGTCATTTTTATATAAGAACAAATCTTGATGCTAAGAATTTTCGTTTAGTAAAAACACCTGTTACAGCTACTACCAAGGAAAACTGGGTAGATGTTATTCCACATCGCGAAGATATTCTACTACAGGGTTTTGTAATCTTTAAAGAACATTTGGTTTTACAAGAACGTGTTAATGGATTACGTACTATTCGTATTATGAAATGGAATGGAGATAATGATCATTATATCGAGTTTAATGATCCGGCATATGTGTCATATCCTACTACTAATCTAGATTTTAATACCAATATTTTACGATATGGATATACCTCTTTAACGACTCCTAATAGTACTATCGAGTATAATATGGATACTAAAGAACAAAAGGTATTAAAAGAAGAAGAAGTAGTAGACCCTAATTTTTCTAAAGACAACTACGTATCAGAACGTCTTTATGCAACAGCAAGAGATGGTGTAAAAGTTCCTATTTCTTTAGTATATAAAAAGGGAGTACAAAGAAATGCAAATACTCCTTTATTACTATACTCTTATGGTTCATATGGAAGTAGTACCGAACCGTTTTTTAGATCAAATAGGCTTAGCTTATTAGATAGAGGATTTGTGTATGCTATGGCACATATTAGAGGAGGGCAAGAAATGGGAAGACATTGGTATGAGGATGGAAAGCTACTTAAAAAGAAGAATACATTTACTGATTTTATAGATTGTGGAGAATTTCTGGTTAATGAGGGACTTACAAGTCCTAAACATATGTATGCAATGGGAGGTAGTGCCGGTGGTCTATTGATGGGAGCTGTGTTAAATATGAAACCCGAACTATGGAACGGTGTTGTAGCAGCTGTACCCTTTGTTGATGTAGTTTCAACTATGATGGACGAAACTATACCACTAACCACTTTTGAATTTGATGAGTGGGGAAATCCTAAAAATAAAGAATATTATGAGTATATGAAATCGTACTCTCCCTATGATAATGTTGAAGCAAAAGCGTATCCGAATACGTTGATCACAACAGGATATTGGGATAGCCAGGTGCAATACTGGGAACCTGCAAAATGGATTGCTAAACTACGAGAATTGAAAACCGATGATAACCTCCTTATCATGGATTGTGATATGGAAACAGGTCACGGAGGTGCTTCAGGACGTTTTCAACGTTACAAACGTACCGCTCTTTCTTATGCCTTTATGATGGATCTTGAAGGAATGAAAGAATAA
- a CDS encoding S41 family peptidase: MKKQIKILFNVFICTCLLTSCISQEKSKTDALSNNDSSTAKKSIVETISSISATSIEEIIAHYHKLKRENPKAYNFDDENELNNYGYQLLDKGKIKDAIKIFELLVAEFPNSSNPYDSLGEAYHADGNKELAVQNYEKSLKLNPKNINAEDWINKIKYATYDSTRFHKVYSTKQYKNDLDELGRRLTEVNPNAYKFIAKDDFWKAIEVKKNLITERTTFSEFIWHCSEIIANISCSHTSMGYFNQERKMMPIDLRFPIEVKLINDKLYVSDPLINREIIAHKSEIISINGIEFKTIKNEIYKHISSQGNIETYKKNFINSHSTSIIPYALGFPKSYVVTIKGKSKPVELKKLKNYQNNFQELPEYLCKERLCLQYINDNTSAIMTIRSFAYYGSKFPEFKAFMDTSFKELEQKKIKNLVIDVRGNGGGPSDAGIYLLRYLAQKPFVYFSNSQFNEKLDPFQPFENAFDGNLYFTIDGNGGSTTGHFMSLVKHLKLATLVGEELGSNQFCTGGQKRLRLPNTGIIYAVSRNTYVTTATSLPVDRGIMPDYTITQSIDDYLNNVDTVMEYTLRLIKKM, from the coding sequence ATGAAAAAACAAATCAAAATTCTTTTTAATGTGTTTATATGCACATGCCTATTAACAAGCTGTATCTCACAAGAGAAAAGTAAAACAGATGCTTTATCAAATAATGATTCTTCTACGGCTAAAAAATCAATTGTAGAAACGATTTCTAGTATTTCTGCCACAAGTATTGAAGAAATCATAGCGCATTATCACAAGCTTAAGAGGGAGAACCCCAAAGCTTATAATTTTGATGATGAAAATGAGCTTAATAATTATGGTTATCAATTACTAGATAAGGGCAAAATAAAAGATGCTATTAAGATTTTTGAACTATTGGTTGCAGAATTTCCAAATTCTTCAAATCCATATGATAGTTTAGGAGAAGCTTATCATGCAGATGGCAATAAAGAATTAGCAGTTCAAAACTATGAAAAATCTCTTAAACTTAATCCTAAAAATATAAATGCCGAAGATTGGATAAATAAAATTAAATATGCAACATATGATTCTACAAGGTTTCATAAAGTGTATTCAACAAAACAATATAAAAATGACTTAGACGAATTAGGTCGCCGATTAACAGAAGTTAATCCTAATGCCTATAAGTTTATTGCTAAAGATGATTTCTGGAAAGCAATAGAAGTAAAAAAGAATCTGATAACAGAACGTACAACTTTTAGTGAATTTATCTGGCATTGTAGTGAGATTATAGCAAACATTAGTTGTAGTCATACATCAATGGGGTATTTTAATCAAGAAAGAAAGATGATGCCTATAGATTTACGCTTTCCTATAGAAGTAAAATTAATTAATGATAAATTATACGTGTCAGATCCGCTAATCAATAGGGAGATCATAGCTCATAAAAGTGAAATTATCTCAATTAACGGAATTGAATTTAAAACTATCAAGAACGAAATCTATAAACATATCTCATCACAAGGTAATATCGAAACGTACAAAAAGAACTTCATTAATTCACATTCTACATCGATCATTCCTTATGCACTGGGTTTTCCAAAATCTTATGTAGTGACTATAAAAGGAAAATCTAAACCTGTTGAATTAAAAAAACTCAAAAACTACCAAAATAATTTTCAAGAACTCCCTGAATATTTGTGCAAAGAGCGGTTGTGTTTACAGTATATAAATGATAATACATCTGCAATAATGACAATACGTTCTTTTGCCTATTATGGAAGTAAATTTCCAGAATTTAAAGCATTCATGGATACTAGTTTTAAAGAACTGGAACAAAAAAAGATTAAAAATTTAGTAATTGACGTAAGAGGTAATGGCGGTGGACCATCGGATGCAGGTATCTATTTGCTTAGATATCTTGCGCAAAAACCATTTGTATACTTTTCGAATTCTCAGTTTAATGAAAAGTTAGATCCATTTCAACCTTTTGAAAATGCATTTGACGGTAATTTATATTTTACCATTGATGGTAATGGCGGTTCTACCACAGGACACTTTATGTCGTTGGTAAAACACTTAAAGTTGGCAACCCTAGTTGGAGAAGAATTGGGCTCAAATCAATTCTGCACAGGTGGACAAAAAAGACTTAGGTTACCAAATACGGGTATTATTTATGCCGTGAGTAGAAACACCTATGTAACCACAGCAACTTCACTTCCTGTTGATCGTGGTATCATGCCAGATTATACTATTACACAATCTATAGATGATTATCTAAATAATGTAGATACTGTTATGGAATATACTCTAAGACTAATTAAAAAAATGTAA